The Ananas comosus cultivar F153 linkage group 4, ASM154086v1, whole genome shotgun sequence region CAGTGTAACTCTCGAGCTGCAATTGATTTTTGTAAAATGAAATTAGTGAATTCTAAGGCTAATAGACATATTAAATTGAGGCAGAAGTCTGTTAGATGACTAACTTCTCATGATGTTATTTCTTTGAGCTTTATCAGAACAGAATCTTGCAGATTGTTTGACAAAAGGCGCATAAAGGACTATTAAGTCCTAGAGTCATCGAGAGGGATGGGACTTTGCCAATAAAGGGCCTTCCTGCAGTGAAAATCCAATCTTTGTGATAGGAGACCCTTTGAAAAaggttcaatgtggtaaaaacaaGTTGTGTCAGGTTAGCTAAAGAGCATTTCTACAATCTATATAAAAAaggagctttagctccaatCCCATCCTTATGGTGAGTAATACTCCATGTAGTGGTTGAGATTGAGCTTGTAGCTCTTAATTGGATCTAAGGCGGTAATTTCTGCGAGATATGACTCTACACACATCTCTAGAGGAAACCACCAATATGAGAGTATCCGTATATGACCACGGCTATGAGATATGGGCTATCTGTAGAAACTCTTATGTAAAATCAAGATATTGTCTATGGCCTTCAACGCACCGACCCACGACGGAGAATTTTATACTATGTGTGTGGTAGTTGAAGTTAAGGTCAATGGAATGTAGTTCAAGACCTGATTCACTCCGATTCCTTTTGATGAAAACTGCTAACACTAAGTGTAGTTAAGTCTTTTAAAGACACCTCGCctattacataatataaacacatgatgatttatttatttatttattttgtgtttaatttttatttcaaagattttgaattttgtgagGGATTGTtcttaaaaaattcaatatcCCCTAATTTtcattatcattttatttaatttattttattaattttgtttatttattattattatctattttatttatatatttatttaacgTTGCTTTTCGCGCAAACGTTGCGGCTTCTGCTCCATATGTGCCCGCTCCATGAGAGCACGCACAAGCGCCTTTTGCGCACCGACTACCAACGTTCCATGTGGAACGTTGGGAGCAATGTTTTAATTTCATCCAGTATATGTATACAAGATGAACTCTTGGTTTTTCAATTCTTATATGACAGAGTCCCTTTaaaggaaaaatttttttttggagagttgactattctaatattttcttcTACTTCGTTTGATCCTTTTATCGCCAGGTGTTGAAAGAATCTTCGTCAACCTCTCCCACGTTCGTGCTCGTAGGGGGAGGAGTTCCGGTCGTACCTTAGGGCGGTGTTTCTAGTTAATCCCTCACAAAAGACAAGAATACACTATAGGGCACTACTACGCACGCTTCCAAATCAATTATTTTTGGCTTCCTTTTTTAGCACCTTTTTATGGATTTAAGCGCTCACTTGTaagttgattttattaattttcatcaCAAAATTAGTTGGATAATTAATCCCAATTGGATTTTTAGTGAGGTTTTCCGAACAGCTACTTTGTTCTTCGTCTTCTTTCACAGAGTCATCAATTCACAAAATattcataactataaatttattaaagtaatcgatagcttaaattttatatccgaAGAGTCATCAATccacttaaatcaaataaattgaaaggatggatactaaaattaaaattttaaaagattagatagcaGAATCAAAATGTTCTATAGTTCCGgcaagttttatacatttttacctacaAATATCCCAAGTAATGAATTGCACATAGAATTACCGTGTGTTTTGCgttaaaagaaaatgataataatagtaattattaagcctgaaaaaaaaaatgtcgacAAGAAGAATAGAAAATAGAGGAAAAGAGCAAGAAGGCAATTGGCCTTACTCGGTGCCCTTGAGGCGAAGGATGCGGAACTGCTCGGGCGAGAGGATGGCTCTCCACTCCTCCTCGGATTTCTGAACTGAGcccggcggcgacgacgacgacgacgacgacgacgacgatgacatGGACACGACCATCACCCTCCTGCTGCTCGGAGGAGAGAAGCCCCCCACTTTTCTCCCAAGCCCACAATAATGGAGAGAGGAGCTGAActtggaggaggaagaggaggaggaacgGGCGGCGTTTGTGACGGATTTGGGGAGGATTTGGAGGGAAGTGGCACGGAGAGAGTGGGCTGCGACGGGGCTGGCAGCGGGGCGGGGCGCCGCCATCCTCGACAGTTGGTGGACTGCCATCCTCTGCCCTTCTTGTTAACTCGCCCGTTCCTCTTCGTTCGTCTATTTCCCACGGACCGCTCTTATTCGGATGCAGCCCCGACTCCCGAATTGCATGGTTCAAAATAACGCCCGTCATCGCTCGAGCGAGAAGAGCGATTTTCCCGATGTGGGCATATCCAATGTATCTATCGGCTTTAATCGGCCTAGATTTCGAGAAAGTAATTTTCACATGGATTAATTTTAGTTTCGATAATTAAGCTTGATTAAAAGTTGTAGAGTGTTTATTTAAGGCTagcagaaaaaataatttttttgaagttgtTTTATTAATCTGCTTTAACagaaaaatttttctatttgcaaataataatttttgtagctgaattttattttaaaatttgagttcaatATCTGAATttgattctaaaaattttaaattttaaatcaaaagtggaattttaaatttgatatttaaatttaaattttaaattttaaaatttaaagtttaatatgtagaatttaaaaattttaattttaattttaatatgcagaattcacaaattttaaattttaaagtttaaatctaaaattaaattttaagtggCTATTTAAGGCCTGTTTGATCTAACTATGTGGAAATAGTGTGGTTGAAAAAAATACTGTTCGAAATAGTGAAGgtgcttttaaaaaaaactatataatagTGTTGATGGCCGAATTTCCTAATACTTTGACCCTCCTCGGGAAGCGTGTCGAAGTGGAAATCGGCTACTGAtcgtgaccctcgaagtttgcgcccacgacgggtCAAGCGATTCGACCGATGAGGGATCAGATCGGCCGGGTCCGAAAACCTCCTtaagtaaattcgcttcggcaaaatgagccgaatgaacaggTGGGGCCTATATTTCGGCTGAGAGATGAACCGAATAGTCAGGACAAAAACgagatctggtcggcctgaGGAGCCGAAAACGACTTTTCTATTAATaagaagggagtgatgcccggagggcagacagactccgaagtgtacaagggagtgatgcccggagggcagacagactccaaggcgtttacaatgaagtgatgcccggagggcagacagacttcaCAGAGGCTAAGTTACAAGCACTACTCCTAGTAAAAAGCGAggaaaaataaaggtggtctcttgtgcgcaggggcgaagaccccttTTCAGGGTACTACAagtctatttatatattttccccTTGTGTTCAGTTATTGCACGATCGGCCATCTTCTCCGGATTGGAGGACCACgttcggccgattggaactgccATTGGGAACTGCCCATAACCGCTTACGGTTGTCACGTTTTTCAAACAAACGCAGTTCATATCTCCTGGCGCGTTTTCCGTGCTCCCGATCCAGCGCTATCCTGAATATGAACTCAGTGTGCCAACTGTCTGCGCCGGATTGGTTCAACAAATAGTGTTTGGCtaattttgttataaaaatattagtcaCTGTGGAAAGATGTTTggtaaaatttagataaattattataaactaatataaaaaaatataataaagataGATTTAATTAAATGGTcccattaataattttaaattaacagTCCCTAATTTTTcatgttttaaaattaaatgaattggtaaattaaattaacacttttgtcaaaatttcaagaatttcataaatttataatttttaactgcTTTTTATCAAACAAAACTAAGACAATTAATTCCTGATATTTAATAAACTTATTATattcaatattaatttttatttaacaaaaaaaataattcaaattaaaaaattagaagttcaaCCGAGTTAATTgtgagtaaaaaattaaaaatattggaAACTGTTAGTGCCACAAAAATTGCGCCACGTGGTAAGCCGGGATGCACCGCGGAAATGGCTCCCAAAGCCAAACATAAAATGACATGTGGTGCACCAGGATTTGAGAAGAATGCacccaaaaatcaaaaatcgGTTAGAGTTGATGCAATTAGCATTGGCTAAGAGTGACCCGCAAAAATAGGGATATGGTCGATAGTGAGAAATAACTGAATAAGTAACAGATAAAACTATAAATAGTCAAAAGACGCTTGAAAAAGGGTCTTTCCCCCCTAAGAACAAAAAGACCAATTTATTTTCGCGCACTTTTCTGCTTTTCTAGAAGTAGCCTACTTGTAATTTCTCTTTCCCTTGCATTTCTTGCTTTTCTAGTAGTTCTAAGTTAGTTTCCGTGAAAATCAAACGCCTTAGCGGCACCTACCTTTCTGTAAACGTTCTTCTTCTTCGGTAATATATATTCATATCATTCAGCTCATTTCAGCCAAACCGAATATACAGTGTAGCATTTGAACTCGGCTGATCAGATCCTTTatcggccgaatcgcttgattctTTTGTAGatgcaaacttcgagggtcactatcagAAGCCACTCCACTTCTTTACGCCCTTCCCGAAGGAGGGCATTTGACCGAGTCAACGGTCCAGGAGTTCAATTCATTACAAATACCTTGAGCAGCATTAATTACTCGTATTTAACCTATGGACCGATTGTCCTATGTTCGCAAATCGTCCGAAATGGGGCTTTCAATGCTGTTGTCACCGAGATTGTAAAGTAGAGTGTAAGAGAGATAAGAAGGACCTTTTAATTCAGAAGATCCTTGACTGCTACTATCATCACCGAGTGGGAGAAAGGATGAGCCGAAGGAATTACCCAGAGAAGTCCTTCGGCATCCAGCAGAGATATTCAGAAAATCGACCTAATTGGCATCATCAGAGTAGGCCAAGACCAGAGCCAGAGTTtgaaggaatgaccgagggtgatatagaattcctcggtcgaagGTTGGCTAATGAACTCAGCATCTATCTATGGCCGAGACCGTGGGAGTGACGAGAAATCCTGAGAGAACACCTCAGGACCGTCAAGATACCTGTCACACCCCacgacccgccaatttggtcagatCCGGGCacatcgaacagacgccggacggacagcacctcccctgtccgcccaaggctaaacaacaacaatatcatgtacaagagttgcTCAGGAAAAACTCATTCAATATACACGATACATGAAAGTGtaagaagcaccacaagtgcgatacaattaagagcaagaattacaagtaacatacaagtgaataaagagagaCGGTTCTAGCTATTATATCACATTCAATATTTACATACTGATTTACATTTTGACTGCATTCTTTTCATCtaccaaaatgaatacatattcttctcataataccaaatggctctccaactaGCACCCTCACCAATATACAACACATATCACTCATGT contains the following coding sequences:
- the LOC109708615 gene encoding peptide methionine sulfoxide reductase B5-like, producing the protein MAVHQLSRMAAPRPAASPVAAHSLRATSLQILPKSVTNAARSSSSSSSKFSSSLHYCGLGRKVGGFSPPSSRRVMVVSMSSSSSSSSSSSPPGSVQKSEEEWRAILSPEQFRILRLKGTEYPGTGKYDKFYGDGIYECAGCGTPLYKSTTKFNSGCGWPAFYEGLPGAIKRTPDPDGMRTEITCAACGGHLGHVFKGEGFKTPTNERHCVNSISLKFVSAS